CGAATACAACGGCCAGATAGACGTTAGACAGCTTTCCGTTTCTTCCCATTACGCACCTCCTTCTTGCCTGATCCGGTCAGGAACATAATAATCGCCATCGCAATAATCAAAAAGACGGCAATCGTTGACCCCATCCCCCAGTCCTGGGTGACGAGAAAATGCTGTTCAATCGCTGTTCCCAACGTAATTACACGGTTTCCCGCAATAAGGCGGGTAATCATGAACAGGGACAGCGCAGGAATAAATACAGCCTGACAGCCTGATTTCACACCGCTAATCGTCAGCGGAAAGATAACCCTGCGGAATGTCAGCCAAGATGAGGCTCCCAGATCCCTTGCTGCGTAAATTAACGATGGATTCATCTCTTCCAGCGCATTGAAGATCGGCAGGATCATGAATGGAATGAAGATGTACACCGAGACAAAGATGAAACTGAAGTCGGTGAACAAAATCTGCTGTGTACCAATACCCACGACTTCAAGCAGAGAGTTGGTCAGGCCATACGTTCCAAACAGGCCGATGAAGGCGTACGCTTTTAACAAGAGATTGATCCAGCTTGGCAGAATGATCAGCAGCAACCACAGTTGCTTGTGCTTCGTCCGGGTCAGCATATACGCCGTTGGATACGAGATGAGAAGCGAGAACGCCGTAATCAGAAATGCATACCAGAACGAACTGAGCGTCATCTGCAAGTACACCGGTGTGAAGAATCGGGCGTAGTTGCCAAACGTGAAGTTACCCTCCACATCGAAGAATGAATAATAGATGACCAGCAGGACCGGCGCCACAACAAACAACACCATCCATAATACATATGGAATCAGATACGCATTGCGTGTGCTGGCTTTAGTCTGCATGAGCGGCCTCTTGGTAGGCTTCGAGTCGTTTGTCGAACTCTTCTTCGGTCTCGTTAAAGCGCATAACGTGTACAGCTTCCGGGTCAAAATAGAGTCCAATCCGCGCGCCGACAACGGCTTTCTTCGTTGAATGAACAAGCCACTCATTGCCCGCATCGTCGTACGTGGATATCTCGTAATGCACCCCGCGGAATAACTGGGAGTCCACATTGACCTTCAGCTTGCCTTGTTCTTCGGTTGTAATCTCCAGGTCCTCTGGGCGAATGACAATCTCTACCGGCTCGTCCGGCTGGAGACCCTGATCGACACACTCATGCTGTGCGCCAGCAAATTCCACCACAAAGTCTTGCTTCATTCTGCCCGATACAATGTTCGATTCTCCGATAAAGTCCGCCACAAAACGGTTAATCGGCTCATCATAGATATCATTCGGTGTACCGCTCTGTTGAATCACGCCGCCGTTGAGAACAAAAATCTCATCCGACATCGCCAAAGCCTCTTCCTGATCATGCGTCACAAAGATAAACGTGATACCCAGTCGCTGTTGCAGCTCCCGCAATTCATACTGCATCTCGGTCCGCAGCTTCAGATCGAGTGCGGATAAAGGCTCGTCCAGCAGCAGAATCTCGGGTTCGTTCACAATCGCACGTGCAATCGCAACACGCTGCCGCTGTCCGCCGGACATTTCGCCGATTTCACGGTTTTCGTAACCGGACAGATTGACGAACTTGAGGGCTTCCAACACTTTGCTGCGAATTTCAGCCGTTTTCATCTTTTTGATCCGTAAACCAAAAGCCACGTTCTCAAATACATTCAGATGTGGAAATAACGCGTAATCCTGAAATACGGTATTCACCTGCCGCTGGTGGGCAGGCACCCGGTTGATGAGCGCTCCATTAAAATAAATACTGCCCTGAGTCGGCTCCGCAAAACCGGCAATCAGTCGCAATATCGTTGTTTTCCCGCAGCCCGATGGGCCAAGAAGCGTATAAAATTTACCCCGCTCAATCTCAAAGCTGACTGCTTTCAATACGGCTTCATCCTGATCGTATTGCTGAGTCACCGCTTCGAAGCGGATAATCGGTTGTTGTTCTGACATGCTTTACATCGCCCCCTTATACTTGAGGTACTTCTTCATTCTGTACACTTTTCGTTCATGCATCCTTATAGATAACCCATCTATTATATATGATTCAGGTATATCCGCAATGGTTTTGATGTAAACGCCGCGTGTCATTTCTTCTTATTTTTTATAATTCTGCATACATTACGGGTAATGTCGATAATACGTACCCATATGGAGTAAATGAAGGATTTTTAGGATTCCATTTTATGTGTGAGAGGAGTCTTGGCTCTTGGATATTCGTCGTAACCTGCCTTTGCTGATGACCATTTGTTTCCTAAGTCAGATGGGTGGATTCATGATCCTGCCTCTGTTCCCTTTGTTTATTGAGGAATTCGGCCTGTCCGGCTGGATGATGGGGGTTATTTTTGCTCTCTTTTATGTGGGGAAAGTGATGGGTGGCGTTCCTGCTGCGGCAATTTATAAGAAACTTGGGGGTAAACGCGCTCTCATCCTCATGCTGTTACTGCTAGCTGTCTGTATGGGTGGCTTCGCGGTGTCTTCTGCTGCGGTGTTATTCGGCCTGCTTCGACTGCTGCAAGGGCTGGCTTCCACCGGACTTACCGTGGTCGTGCGTTCCATCATCGGAGATGGGGGCAATGTAGACAACCGCGGCCTGTACAATGGATATATCAGCAGCAGTGAGGGCGGCGGAATGGTCCTCGGTCCGGTTATCAGTGGCTGGCTCGCGCTGCACTGGCCTCTGTCGGTTCCTTTTCTGCTTGTTACGTTATGTTGTCTGATGGCTGTGGTCGCTGCGATGGGGATGAAGATGACAGCCCCTCCTCTACCTTCAACAACATCTGATGCACTGCATACGCAAGGTACGGATATCTCCCGATCCGATCAAGCTCCCGACTCAACAACGATTAGCCCAACTACAGGGATTACCCAGCGTCAACAGCTTCTTGGCTACAGTACAGTACATTTTCTGGAGATGAGCGCCTATGCGGTATTCCTCACCTATTTTGCACTGTATGCAGCTCACATCATGCATTGGGACCCGTTTGCAACCAGTCTCGCCTTCACTGTATCCGGGATTTCTACACTTGCCGCTGCTCCCTTTGTCGGTTATCTCTCTGATCGGTTAGGCGATCGTCTGTTGCTTTGTATGCTCGGCATGTTCCTGATTGGAATCGAAGTTGTTGTATTTCTAAGCACGTCCTCCCATCTATGGGTCTACGTTGGCATGCTGATTGGCGGGGTTGGCGGGGCATGTTACATGGATTCTTTCTTTGCTCATATTGGTGATCATATCTCGGACGAGAGCCGAAGCTCCGTCATAGGCAAAATTGTCTCTGCGGCTGAGATCGGCTCCATCGTATCTCCAATAGTTGCAGCACTGCTGATGGAGGTTGGCTCGCTGTACTCCGTGTTTGTGTTCAATCTGGTGCTGATTGCTGCTGCCATTGTAGTTCAGGCCGTGATGCGCAGTAGGTACAAGACAAGACGGGTGTAAACGCAAAAGGGAGACGTACCACATGTCATGAATATGACGGAGGTCATCCCTTTATTGGCATAATTATTTTCTAACGAACCGCACAAGTGTTATTCGCTTCAATTTCTACTTCGTTAAAATACAATTCCACAATTACTCCGCCCAATAAGAGGCGCTCGGTTCGTTAGCTCTACAACTCGTGGAAGAGACCATTTCGATGGCAGCCTCCCCGATTATATTTTTCCCAATAATGTTGCGATGTGCACTGCATTTTCTTGGATTTTTCTTTTTAAGTAAGGGTCTGTCCTGTCAGGTAATCCGTTTGGTTTGTAAAACTTTGCTTCAAGAACTTCCACCCCATCTGGCTTCAATTCTCCCTCATACTCGGTGCAAATATAACCAATGACCACATTGTAGTATTCATGCCCATTTCTTAATTTCGTATATAACTCTTTTCCTGAGAAGACGCCATACAGATGAAGTTTCTTAATCTCTATCCCAATCTCTTCTCTGACCTCTCGTATTGCAGACTCTTCCACCGATTCGCCGAGCTCCATAAATCCACCCGGTACTCCCCAAGTGTCATCCAGATGTCGAACTAACAAAATCTCACCTGTCTTGTTCAAGATCAATATACTCGGTCTCACCAGAATAACAGGAGCATTGCCAACCATTCCTCGCAACGTTTCAATGTAACCCATGGATCGTTCCCTCCCTTATGTGAAGTCATGACCTCATTATAGGCATGTTATATATTTCCATATAGAGAAAGAATCTTCTTCTTTTTTTCCTATTTTAAAGCCCTTCGTTTGATAAAAAAGGATCACAAAAAATAACCCGTCTGCACAATTAATGTGCAAACGGGCATTTCATTGGTACATCTCCGGCCTGTGGCTGGGGATGCTCTACCTGTGCATTCTGCTGCTCACTGCTTCGCAGTTCTGCGGCAGATGCCACGCCATCTTTCAGCGTATACGCCTGATCCTGATGGAAAAAGTTCGGCTTCACAATCTCATTGCGATACGAGCTGTGGAAAATATGCGTTGTCGCCGGGGACACTGGCGGAATCAGCCACACCCAATCCCCAGTCAGCTCACGCCCAGCCTTCTCTTCCCGCTGTTCAAACATCGCAAATTGCGCTGCCGCCGTGTGGTGATCCACAATGCTCACGCCTGCTTTCTTGAACGAATGCAGCACAGCTACATTCAGCTCCACCAAAGCCCGGTCCTTCCATAATGTCGTTTCACTTGACGTATTCAATCCACATGCTGCCGCCACCGCAGGCAGCGTGTTATACCGGAACGTGTCCGCCAGATTACGGGCGCCGATCTCGGTACCCATATACCAACCATTGAACGGCGCTGCCGGGTAGGATATACCGCCAATCTCCAGACGCATATCGGCGATCATCGGCACACCATACCAGCGCATACCCAGCTCTGCAATCTCCTTCTGCTCCGGATGCTCGATCATCACTTCCACAATTTCTTCTTCGGGTATAACATACCACTCTGGCGCTTGTCCTTGTGCCTGAATTATGAGCGGTAACACATCATAAGAGCCACCTGCTCCTTGCCAGCCAAGGGACATGGCCGCCTTGGTCAACTCCACGGAAGCAGGATCTCCAATAATGCCTTGCTCTGTCTCGTATCCTGCATAACGAATAAGCTGATGATTCCAGACACGTACCGGAGCTCCATTTGGTCCATCCGGAGGAAGGATCGTAATCATCGGAATGACTTTGCCTCCGTTGGATGCCACATGAATATGATTCAACACAGCATCCGCTGCCGTTCCTGCCGTATCGGCATGACGAGCATCCACAATCCGCAATTTATCCCAGAACAGCCGCCCGATGCAACGGTTGCTGTTCCGCCAGGCCATTTTGCAACCTTGCTCCAATTCTTCTGTGGTATGCACATAGGTACCCGTTACTTCGATCTCGCCCATAACGGCAACAAGCCGGGCCTGCGCGTCTTCACGCGAATGGCCCAGCTCTTCATAACATGTATATATAAACCGTTCAGCTTCTTCCTGCAATTGTTCCAGGTCTGACCGCATCATTCATTCCACCATTCTGTACATCTTGGATGCCATCATTATACGGCAAGCGCACTGGATTTGTAAGCGAACGGACACTTTGTTCACGGACTCTACATATCGTTGTCAGGATGAAGGGTAACCTTGCTTATTTGCCCAGAAATGCGTTTAACATCCAGACCTCTTTATCCAGCGCAGCGGTGAATCCAATTAACATATCTTCCGTTGCGTTATCTTCTGCTTCTCCCGCTTCGTGAATGCCTTGATGAATCACTTCTACCATTGTACGCAGATCAGCAACCACCGACTCTACCATACGCTCAGCAGACAACGGGCCTTGTGCCTCTTCAATTGGAGACAGACGCAGTTGTTCAGCCATTGTAGCCACCGGACGTCCACCAATAGCCAGCAACCGTTCTGCAACTTCGTCCATATTCGCCGTAGACATGTTGTACAACTCTTCGAATTTGGCATGGAGTGTGAAGAAATGAGGTCCTTGGACATACCAGTGGAAGTTATGCAGTTTCGTGTACAACACGGACCAACCTGCGATCTGACGGTTCAGGACATCTTGAAGTGCTGTGGCATTATTAGCAAAAGTGTTGTTTCTAGTTTGGATTGTGCTCATGGAATTTATCCCCTCTCGAATATAAAAATAGAATTTAAATAATTGTTATGGCGCTGCTTTGATTTATTATTTTAATTTAGACTTAATCTAAATCTTGTTTTAATTATAGCACTGCATAAACGGTTTGGGAAGACTTTTGCACGGTCTTATAAATGAAGATTCCATGAAGTACAGCTTCATAGAAACGATGGCACAGCCAATTAGACAAATGATTTCAAGCGAAATCTCCCCCAACCTATTGGAGCTATGATAGACTCATCCTGATTGGGTTTCCATCAATTTTATGGATAGGATAAGGATGATACTCATACTAAAGGCAGTAACCGTTACAGGAAGTTAACTTAGTCACGATTGCGGAGGTAAATATGAGGATATTTCAATTTAAACAAGAATCCGGGAAGAAGATTACCCAATTTGATTCTAATTTCGTCATGTCACGTATTACGCAGACCGACAAAACAGCTCATATCGGATGTATGCACTTACCTGAGGGTGGAGTAATCGGTTATCACCAAGCAGTGGTTCCGCAACTCCTTTTGATCGTAAGCGGAGAGGGTTGGGTTAGAGGCGAAGCAAATGAATATATTAAAGTGCATTGTGGCGAAGCCGTACTCTGGGATCAACATGAATGGCACGAAACCAAAACAGAAGCTGGACTCATGGCCATTGTAATTGAAAGCGAAGAGTTGGACGTCTCTTTATTAATGCCTTTATAGAAGGTATAACGTAAGAAATGAAGTCCTTCTTTAACACCAAAAAGCAGGCCTGCACCTAAACCGGTAACAGGACTGCTCCTTTAAAACATAAATCTCCTTAAACACGGACAAGCTCAAAAGTCAGAATACGACTGATTTCTTCATAGCTCGATGCGGCAAAATGGGGCTGATGATCGGATTCCGGCAACGCCTCCCGATGATTGAACCAGATAACTGTCCAGCCTGCATCAACTGCACCTACCACATCATTACGCCACGAGTCTCCGATGTAATAGCTGGAACGCGCATCTGTCCCGGACTGCTTACTCACATATTCAAACAATCTGCGATCCGGTTTCGCATAACCAGTCGTACCGGAGATGAAAATCAGATGCTCGTCCACGAGACTGAGCACATCCAGTGCTTCAAGCTTGCGGCGCTGATGCTCTCCTTCTCCATTGGTGATTAGACCAACGGTATGGCCTTCTGCCTGAAGCCTTCTAATCAACTCGTATGCTCCTTCAAAAGGCACAATCTCAAACTGTCTGCTCAGATACTGAGCTTGCAGTTCTTCAGCCTGTCCCGGTTGTAGGGGGAGTCCAAACTCTTCCATCGTCAGCTCAAACCTCCGACGGCGCATTCGCTCCACCGCACCCGGCTCCGGCACAGCAGACAGATCTTCTTGTGCAGACAACCAGTCACTATAGTAGCGAAAACGGTGATAGGCATCAGCAAAAGGGAAATCATCCGATAGGCCGAGAACATCCTGCAACGCGCCACGTAGTGGCTGTAAGTGATCATATAAGGTATCATCCACGTCGAAAAATATGGTTTTAGCATTATTTATTTCATTCATAATCGTTGTCTATCCTCCTGCTTTGAGTCCAAACATTCTCTTCTTACTATATATGTATTCATTTGTTCCGTCCAAAAGTGGATTTCTTGCAGCCCTCTCCAAGTTAATCCATAGCTAAAAACCTCTGTCTGGCAAAGAAGCATTAAACAGTCATTCTTATATATAAAAACACCCCATTTCACAACTCATGGTCATGAAATGGGGTGACTCTATTTTTTAATAAAACTTATTCTACAATCAACGATACAACCTTACCTGCATTCACATCAATCAGACCATGATCCGTAATTTTCAGAGCCGGACTTACCGCAAGAGAGTGAGTACTGATCGACATGATCGGGTTGTAATGCACGTACCCAAGAGACAACATGGCTGCACGCAATTCCTTCACTTGATGGGACACCACTGCGAGTGGTTCTTCCGTCAGAATGCCACCTACGGGAAGTTCCAGATGGGACAGCACCTTGCCGTCTTCCACCACACAGAAGCCACCCTGGCTCGAAATTACGGTGTTAGCTGCCAATATCATATCTTCACGATTACGTCCTACAACCAGCAGGTTGTGATTGTCATGTGAATATGTCGTTGCAATGGCGCCACGCTTGATGGTGTCTCCACCGATCAGACCATGTGCTCGATTGCCGTTCACACCATAACGTTCAAAGGTCGCGATCTGCGCATATCCGCTTTCTTCCCATAACAGTTCGCCATCCGAAGACTGAACCGGTGCAATATGTTCTTCCACAAATGTAGAACCATCCTTCACCATCATGACACGGCATTGGTACTCACCTTTACCCGCGAGATCAACACCTGGTCCACTGACTTTCGAGTCGGACAACTGAATTGCAAAATCTGCTACTCCCAGTTTCTCCAACTGAACACTCTTATAGAAGTGAGGCGGGAATTGCCCGATGATCCGTTCCTGCTTATACGGTTCGTAATCGTCATAAGCTTTGCGGCCATTTTTGTACACCTGATCAATGGAGAGATCATGCAAGTTGGATACCAACACATAATCGGCCACTTTGCCTGGGGCAATGCTGCCGCGATCAGTCATTTTCATACGGGAAGCAGGGGTAGACGTTGCTGCGTAGATCGCATCTTCCGGACGCATCCCCATCTGAATTGCCTTGCGTACGATATGATCCAGATGACCACGCTCCACCAGTGAATCCGGCATCACATCGTCCGTTACGAAGCAGAAATGCTGCGCCACATCATGTCGGATCAAATACTCCATCACCTCAGGCGTCATCGATTTCTCCTGGATTTCAATAAACATGCCTGCTGCAATCCGCGCCTGTAATCCCTCAATGCTCTGATGGGTATGATCGGAATCAATACCTGCGTAGATCAGTCGATGCAGATCGAGTCCAAGCAGTTTCGGTGTATGACCTTCAATCACCAGATCAGGATAGTTTTTGCGGATATGCTGTAAAATCTGGTTGGTCTTGCACTCCGGATCACGGATGACATCGACATAGTTCATGATCTCGCCGAGACAGATAATCTCGCCAGTGGCGAGCAGCACGTCCATATCTTCGATTTCAATCGAACCACCTGTTGTCTCCATCGGGGTTGCCGGAACGGAACTTGGGATCGCATAGAACATGTCGACCGTCGTCTCCCGACTCGCAGCCATCATCTCCTGCACCCCTTCGAGCCCAAACACATTCGCCATCTCATGTGGTTCTGCGACAATGGACGTTACCCCGCAGCCAATCAGACCATGAGAAAAGGTTTCCGGTGTCACCATCGTACTTTCAATATGCAGATGGATATCGATCAAGCCAGGAATCATGTATCTTCCTCGTGCATCAATGACTTCGTCTGCCTGAAACATCTCCGGTCCACCGGGTCCAACATATAGGAATCTGCCGTCCAACACAGCAGCGACGTTGTTCATTTCAAACCGTTTATAATAACTGTTATACACATGTACATTCACAATCAGTTGATCTGCACGCATGGGGCATAATCTCCTTCTTCACAAGCATTTCAACACGATCCGGACTGGACAATGAACCTGTACTTTAATCTGATGCAATGCACTTGATTGCGTACCACTGCCTCGTCCGGAAACATCGTATGAAATGTCTTCTTTACTGCTCTTATTTCTTCAAGCTATTCCTACATTTCACGGTTACTCTACCAATACAAGCTTGTCCTGTGGGAAAATCAGGCTAACACGCTGCCCGCTAAGGTACGGTGTTTCCATCTCCTGATTTGCTGTAAAGTCACCCAGTTCCGTCTCAACTACATACTGATAGCTGCGTCCCAGATACGTGCTGACTTTGATAATGCCCGGCAAAGCGTTCACCACATCCGCAGAGGTATCTCCACTTACGATCAGATCATCCGGGCGAATCGCACCTTTGCGGGCACCGGGAAGAGCTGTTCCAGGATGCGCTGTTGCCGTAAACATGCGGCCACCCGCATGCAATGTGATGAGTTCACCTGCATCGCTGCGATCCGCAAATTCAATGAAATTATGGAATCCGATAAACCGTGCGACAAACTCCGTTGCCGGATATTTGAAAATCGTTTCCGGGCGGTCGAGCTGCTCGACTACACCTTTATTCATGATTGCTACCTGATCCGAGATCGAGAAACACTCTTCCTGGTCATGAGAGACATACAACGTTGTAATGCCCAGCTCTTGCTGAATCCGGCGAATCTCCACCCGCATGTTAAGACGCAGGTTGGCATCCAGATTACTGAGCGGTTCGTCAAACAAGAGCAAGTCAGGCTCAATCACCAATGCTCGAGCAATGGCTACACGCTGACGTTGTCCACCGGACAGTTCCTGTGGAAAACGTTTCTCAAATCCATTCAGGTTAACAACTTCCAGGATTCGCATTACACGTGAAGAGATATCCTTGTCTTTCACTTTACGCATCCGCAAGCCAAAGGCCACGTTGTCATAGACAGACAGATGTGGGAATAATGCATAACTCTGAAATACAAATCCGAAGTTCCGCTTGTTCGCCGGAACCTTCGTATAATCCTTGCCGCCGAACATAAACTTGCCCTGTGATGCTTCCAGAAATCCGGCGATGAGGCGCAGCGTAGTTGTTTTGCCGCAACCGCTCGGTCCGAGCAGGGAGAGCAGTTTACCTTTTTCCAGCTCCAACTGAAAATCCTTCAGGATTGTCTGCTTATCGTATGCCACGGATACGTGGTCTAATGTCAGCAATGCCATAGCGTTCTGCGCCTCCAATTAACGTTTAGTAAAGTATGAAAATCCGCCCATGATCCGTTCGATCACGAACATTAAAAGTCCGGTCAGTACCATCAATAGCATGGAAATTGCTGCAATCGTTGGATCAAAGTAATTCTCCACATACGTCAGCATCTGGATCGGTAATGTGCTTACCCCTGGTCCAGTCATGAACACTGAGATGTCCACGTTGTTAAAGGACTCCAAGAAGGCAATCAGCACCGCAGCTATAATTCCTGAGCGGATGTTGGGAAGCACGATCGTGAAGAACGTTCTTACCCGTCCCGCACCAAGACTCAGCGCAGCTTCTTCCACGGCGAAGTCAAAGCTCGATAGACTCGACGCAATAACCCGAATAATGAATGGAAGCATGATAATCGTATGACCAATCAAAAGTCCAAGGTACATCGGCAGATGGTAGATTACGATCAGATATTTCATCAATGTAAAACCAAGCACGATTCCCGGGATCAGTACCGGGGACAGGAACAGTGCGTTCAGCACGGACTTGCCTTTGAAATCGTAACGACTGAGTGCATACGCAGCCGGAACTCCAAGCACCAGTGCCAACAGGTTCCCCAGCAAGGAAATGATGATGGACGTCTGGAACGTGCGGAGGAAACCGCCTGTGTTGAAAATATTCTCATACCAGCGGAAGGAGAACCCTTCCGGCGGAAATTTGAGTACCGTTCCCGGTTCAAACGAAGTGATCGATATGATCAGAAGCGGGCCCAGCAGAAAGATAAAGACCAGCAGACTGAACAGGCCCAGCCCGATATGTTTCTCCCGCATATGTCTACCCCTTCGGATTTAAAGTTTTGGCCATTTTGTTCATGACACCGACCACGACAAATGTAATCACAATCATAATCGCGGCAACAACCGAGGCCAGATACCAGTCGTTGAGAGTCATGGCGTTCTGATACAGGAACGTAGCAATCACGCGCTGCTTGCCTCCAAGGAGGGCAGGTGTGGTATACGCCGTCAGGCTTCCGACAAAGACAAGCACGGCTCCGATCACAAGTCCTGGCACAGCGAGTGGGAACACAACCCGGCGGAATGCCGTAATGCGCGATGCGCCGAGACTTTGCGCTGCTTTGAGCAGGTCACCGTCAATGTTCTCCAGCACGCCCACCAGAGAGATAATCATCAATGGCAGGAACAGATGCGTCAGACCGATCATCATCGCTGCAGGTGTGTACAGAATATCCAGCGGCTTGTCCACGATCCCCAGGCCAACAAGGGTGTTATTGATCAGTCCTTTGCGTCCAAGAATGATCATCCAGCTAAACGAACGCACGACCGGGCTCGTCAGCAGTGGGAAGATCGCCAGTGCCAGCAAAATGCCTTTGCGGCGCGGCGCTTTCTGCGAAATATAATAAGCTGTCGGGAATCCGAGCACCACACAGACGATGGTGGTGACCACGCTGACTTGCAGCGTCGTAAGCAGTATTTTCAAAAAGTATGGGTCTCTGAAAAAATGCATGTATCCTTCAAACGTGAAGGAGTTTTCTTGGAAAAACGTCGATCCGATCGTCAGGACAATCGGAATGATCATAAATGCCGCCAAAAACACGAACCCCGGCAGCAATAGCCAGTAGATTACTGATTTTTTCATCGCCATACTCCTGACTCTTAAAATGGTTTTATTCACACGTTAAAAGCACAACTTTACACTAGCTCACTCCGTGCCAGAAGAATCTTTCGATCGCTGTTATCCCCAGATTTTTTGATCCTTATTGAAAAGGTTAAATCCGGGGATAAAGGCGAACGCTTCGCTTCTCCAGCTTTCTTCTGTCACTACGTTATTGTGTAAAACATGAATTTAACTATCATAACTACGCGTTTAACGCGTTGACAAACAGTTCAAGGAAGCTTTC
The window above is part of the Paenibacillus sp. 1781tsa1 genome. Proteins encoded here:
- a CDS encoding cupin translates to MRIFQFKQESGKKITQFDSNFVMSRITQTDKTAHIGCMHLPEGGVIGYHQAVVPQLLLIVSGEGWVRGEANEYIKVHCGEAVLWDQHEWHETKTEAGLMAIVIESEELDVSLLMPL
- a CDS encoding ABC transporter ATP-binding protein, coding for MSEQQPIIRFEAVTQQYDQDEAVLKAVSFEIERGKFYTLLGPSGCGKTTILRLIAGFAEPTQGSIYFNGALINRVPAHQRQVNTVFQDYALFPHLNVFENVAFGLRIKKMKTAEIRSKVLEALKFVNLSGYENREIGEMSGGQRQRVAIARAIVNEPEILLLDEPLSALDLKLRTEMQYELRELQQRLGITFIFVTHDQEEALAMSDEIFVLNGGVIQQSGTPNDIYDEPINRFVADFIGESNIVSGRMKQDFVVEFAGAQHECVDQGLQPDEPVEIVIRPEDLEITTEEQGKLKVNVDSQLFRGVHYEISTYDDAGNEWLVHSTKKAVVGARIGLYFDPEAVHVMRFNETEEEFDKRLEAYQEAAHAD
- a CDS encoding MFS transporter produces the protein MDIRRNLPLLMTICFLSQMGGFMILPLFPLFIEEFGLSGWMMGVIFALFYVGKVMGGVPAAAIYKKLGGKRALILMLLLLAVCMGGFAVSSAAVLFGLLRLLQGLASTGLTVVVRSIIGDGGNVDNRGLYNGYISSSEGGGMVLGPVISGWLALHWPLSVPFLLVTLCCLMAVVAAMGMKMTAPPLPSTTSDALHTQGTDISRSDQAPDSTTISPTTGITQRQQLLGYSTVHFLEMSAYAVFLTYFALYAAHIMHWDPFATSLAFTVSGISTLAAAPFVGYLSDRLGDRLLLCMLGMFLIGIEVVVFLSTSSHLWVYVGMLIGGVGGACYMDSFFAHIGDHISDESRSSVIGKIVSAAEIGSIVSPIVAALLMEVGSLYSVFVFNLVLIAAAIVVQAVMRSRYKTRRV
- a CDS encoding ABC transporter permease — its product is MQTKASTRNAYLIPYVLWMVLFVVAPVLLVIYYSFFDVEGNFTFGNYARFFTPVYLQMTLSSFWYAFLITAFSLLISYPTAYMLTRTKHKQLWLLLIILPSWINLLLKAYAFIGLFGTYGLTNSLLEVVGIGTQQILFTDFSFIFVSVYIFIPFMILPIFNALEEMNPSLIYAARDLGASSWLTFRRVIFPLTISGVKSGCQAVFIPALSLFMITRLIAGNRVITLGTAIEQHFLVTQDWGMGSTIAVFLIIAMAIIMFLTGSGKKEVRNGKKRKAV
- a CDS encoding HAD family hydrolase, with translation MNEINNAKTIFFDVDDTLYDHLQPLRGALQDVLGLSDDFPFADAYHRFRYYSDWLSAQEDLSAVPEPGAVERMRRRRFELTMEEFGLPLQPGQAEELQAQYLSRQFEIVPFEGAYELIRRLQAEGHTVGLITNGEGEHQRRKLEALDVLSLVDEHLIFISGTTGYAKPDRRLFEYVSKQSGTDARSSYYIGDSWRNDVVGAVDAGWTVIWFNHREALPESDHQPHFAASSYEEISRILTFELVRV
- a CDS encoding nitric oxide synthase oxygenase, translated to MRSDLEQLQEEAERFIYTCYEELGHSREDAQARLVAVMGEIEVTGTYVHTTEELEQGCKMAWRNSNRCIGRLFWDKLRIVDARHADTAGTAADAVLNHIHVASNGGKVIPMITILPPDGPNGAPVRVWNHQLIRYAGYETEQGIIGDPASVELTKAAMSLGWQGAGGSYDVLPLIIQAQGQAPEWYVIPEEEIVEVMIEHPEQKEIAELGMRWYGVPMIADMRLEIGGISYPAAPFNGWYMGTEIGARNLADTFRYNTLPAVAAACGLNTSSETTLWKDRALVELNVAVLHSFKKAGVSIVDHHTAAAQFAMFEQREEKAGRELTGDWVWLIPPVSPATTHIFHSSYRNEIVKPNFFHQDQAYTLKDGVASAAELRSSEQQNAQVEHPQPQAGDVPMKCPFAH
- a CDS encoding adenine deaminase C-terminal domain-containing protein codes for the protein MRADQLIVNVHVYNSYYKRFEMNNVAAVLDGRFLYVGPGGPEMFQADEVIDARGRYMIPGLIDIHLHIESTMVTPETFSHGLIGCGVTSIVAEPHEMANVFGLEGVQEMMAASRETTVDMFYAIPSSVPATPMETTGGSIEIEDMDVLLATGEIICLGEIMNYVDVIRDPECKTNQILQHIRKNYPDLVIEGHTPKLLGLDLHRLIYAGIDSDHTHQSIEGLQARIAAGMFIEIQEKSMTPEVMEYLIRHDVAQHFCFVTDDVMPDSLVERGHLDHIVRKAIQMGMRPEDAIYAATSTPASRMKMTDRGSIAPGKVADYVLVSNLHDLSIDQVYKNGRKAYDDYEPYKQERIIGQFPPHFYKSVQLEKLGVADFAIQLSDSKVSGPGVDLAGKGEYQCRVMMVKDGSTFVEEHIAPVQSSDGELLWEESGYAQIATFERYGVNGNRAHGLIGGDTIKRGAIATTYSHDNHNLLVVGRNREDMILAANTVISSQGGFCVVEDGKVLSHLELPVGGILTEEPLAVVSHQVKELRAAMLSLGYVHYNPIMSISTHSLAVSPALKITDHGLIDVNAGKVVSLIVE
- a CDS encoding Dps family protein, which produces MSTIQTRNNTFANNATALQDVLNRQIAGWSVLYTKLHNFHWYVQGPHFFTLHAKFEELYNMSTANMDEVAERLLAIGGRPVATMAEQLRLSPIEEAQGPLSAERMVESVVADLRTMVEVIHQGIHEAGEAEDNATEDMLIGFTAALDKEVWMLNAFLGK
- a CDS encoding NUDIX hydrolase, yielding MGYIETLRGMVGNAPVILVRPSILILNKTGEILLVRHLDDTWGVPGGFMELGESVEESAIREVREEIGIEIKKLHLYGVFSGKELYTKLRNGHEYYNVVIGYICTEYEGELKPDGVEVLEAKFYKPNGLPDRTDPYLKRKIQENAVHIATLLGKI